One part of the Lachnospiraceae bacterium JLR.KK002 genome encodes these proteins:
- a CDS encoding HAMP domain-containing sensor histidine kinase, with protein MGTKWKNTEISRKLKKLLQKILKKDEIFLIPGILGIVLGTMMLTDMLSYRYMTTEYNLGRGGVMNFCFAAGVTGILQFGLRYFNKNWQVQSEQFFQEWEKKQHKLKLATGIIAAVGLFIAVKNFRYRLNHTWLFGNLSAAYIPVGTVLIQWIVSNLVISFYMKKKLKLYMENLEQINQISLETALRSEQMKVDLISNVSHDLKTPLTSMVGYLELMKKEELSDVVADYLEVLSRKAQKLKEMIDSLFDLAKTSSGNVELHMEQMEMNCLIEQVQADMGDRIAESGREFVVMLTEEPTDFIADSSYMYRIFQNLVENALKYSQEYTRIFMKSSVIHVKEEGSTEETGQKVRFEITNTSSYQMNFTREQIVERFARGDESRTTEGNGLGLAIVNTYTAALGGTFDVKIDCDQFKASVEFLK; from the coding sequence TTGGGTACAAAATGGAAAAATACTGAAATCAGCAGGAAGCTGAAAAAGCTGCTTCAGAAAATATTAAAAAAAGATGAAATATTTCTGATTCCGGGGATTTTGGGTATTGTACTGGGGACTATGATGCTGACGGATATGTTGAGTTATCGGTATATGACCACAGAATACAATCTGGGCAGGGGAGGTGTGATGAACTTCTGCTTTGCTGCAGGTGTGACAGGAATACTTCAGTTTGGACTGCGGTATTTCAATAAAAACTGGCAGGTTCAGTCGGAACAGTTTTTTCAGGAATGGGAAAAAAAACAGCATAAACTGAAGCTGGCGACAGGAATTATTGCAGCAGTTGGGCTTTTTATAGCGGTAAAAAATTTTCGTTACAGACTGAACCATACCTGGCTGTTCGGAAATCTGAGTGCAGCTTATATTCCTGTGGGAACTGTACTGATTCAGTGGATTGTGAGTAACCTTGTCATCAGTTTCTATATGAAAAAAAAGCTGAAGCTCTATATGGAAAATCTGGAACAGATTAATCAGATAAGCCTGGAAACCGCATTACGCAGTGAACAGATGAAAGTGGATCTGATTTCTAATGTGTCCCATGATTTGAAAACACCTCTGACCTCCATGGTGGGTTATCTGGAACTGATGAAAAAAGAAGAACTGAGCGACGTGGTGGCTGATTATCTGGAAGTCCTTTCCAGAAAAGCGCAGAAATTAAAGGAAATGATTGACAGTCTGTTTGATCTGGCCAAAACCAGCAGCGGAAATGTGGAACTTCACATGGAACAGATGGAAATGAACTGTCTGATTGAGCAGGTGCAGGCAGATATGGGAGACCGTATAGCAGAGAGCGGCAGAGAGTTTGTGGTGATGCTGACAGAAGAACCCACAGATTTTATAGCAGACAGCAGCTACATGTACCGTATTTTTCAGAATCTTGTGGAAAATGCATTGAAATATTCCCAGGAATACACCAGAATTTTTATGAAATCCTCAGTCATCCACGTAAAAGAAGAAGGAAGCACGGAAGAGACCGGGCAGAAAGTACGGTTTGAAATTACCAATACCTCCAGTTATCAGATGAATTTTACCAGAGAGCAGATTGTGGAGCGGTTTGCCAGAGGAGATGAGTCCAGAACCACCGAAGGCAATGGACTGGGCCTTGCCATTGTAAACACTTATACAGCCGCACTGGGCGGCACCTTTGATGTGAAGATCGACTGCGACCAGTTTAAGGCCTCCGTGGAATTTTTAAAATAA
- a CDS encoding ATP-binding protein translates to MKSHRKKRKIPYSAYHLVQVLCVLLALFDIAVTAISTYDIMEESVSNQIGLTESKIAEYMNNVWNLAGSIAENDELQNGEEPLEDKVKGLKSFVEVYGLYDIGIVDGKGRYASTNREETTDISGSAIFQELKEGQEKVLTDIYQARQGENIQIFTVWQPVFAQDTGEWDGAVEVSVYFDYMQNIIEGDSIDGKFYFCMYDSGFIAAAHANIKARGQSFEDNFMLNNWVSKSGEEIREAMENREKVSYWKLYRGKLQYVKSIPIRNSSWSLAIRTNVIECYRISMVALLSKILVYGVVIILFWWKGSREYKKRQSTFSWMTDMVDEIFIMQNEDTGELEYISSNAGRIMGYSPEEIRQQQGLIEGWLLENQVDVEEMKQSQDYQFQRKITNPHTGEQREFGIHIYVRTGEAGNYRIVVITDKTREIHQREMLETSLLQVKNASKAKSRFLSNMSHDMRTPMNAIVGMTTIARMNLDNPERLKDCIHKIELSAMHLKSLINDVLDMSKIESGRVILNEEAFNLKTLLQEAGAVMQVQAAAKKQEMTLDIASITHEMVVSDSLRIQQILTNVLGNAIKFTPEGGQIGLCVEETENRRGDRRFYEFYCMDNGIGMTRETQEKIFVPFERGETDQTGGIEGTGLGMAITKNIVNMMGGTIEIISFPGEGSTFIIRLPLQNEIIEELEAAEISGEDSGKPVQFQKGKVRILLVEDNELNMEIAQELLGITEAELEIAWNGKEGIEKFAENPENYFDIILSDVQMPEMNGHEMTRAIRQMNRGDARTIPVVAMTANAFSSDVLKARQAGMNDHIAKPIDLKDIYRILRKWIPDEKQIQEPGDGK, encoded by the coding sequence GTGAAGAGTCACAGAAAAAAGAGGAAGATACCTTATTCAGCTTACCATCTGGTACAGGTACTGTGCGTGCTGCTGGCTTTGTTTGATATTGCAGTCACTGCAATTTCCACCTATGACATTATGGAAGAAAGCGTAAGCAATCAGATCGGGCTGACAGAGAGCAAAATTGCCGAATATATGAATAATGTATGGAATCTGGCAGGGTCCATTGCAGAGAATGACGAACTGCAGAATGGAGAAGAACCGCTGGAAGACAAAGTAAAGGGCCTGAAATCTTTTGTGGAGGTATACGGGCTCTATGATATTGGAATTGTGGACGGAAAAGGAAGGTATGCTTCCACCAATCGGGAGGAAACCACAGATATCAGCGGTTCTGCCATTTTTCAGGAATTAAAGGAAGGCCAGGAAAAAGTGCTGACAGATATTTATCAGGCCAGGCAGGGGGAAAATATTCAGATTTTCACTGTCTGGCAGCCAGTATTTGCTCAGGATACCGGAGAATGGGACGGGGCTGTAGAGGTTTCCGTTTATTTTGACTATATGCAGAATATTATTGAAGGAGATTCTATTGACGGAAAATTTTATTTCTGCATGTATGACAGCGGATTTATTGCAGCAGCCCATGCCAATATAAAAGCCAGAGGCCAGAGCTTTGAAGACAATTTTATGCTCAATAACTGGGTCAGCAAAAGCGGAGAAGAAATCAGAGAGGCCATGGAGAATCGGGAAAAAGTATCTTACTGGAAATTATACCGGGGAAAGCTGCAGTATGTGAAGAGTATTCCCATACGCAACAGCAGCTGGAGTCTGGCTATCCGCACCAATGTGATAGAGTGCTACCGGATTTCCATGGTGGCGCTGTTAAGCAAAATTCTGGTATATGGCGTGGTGATTATTTTATTCTGGTGGAAGGGGAGCCGGGAGTATAAGAAACGCCAGTCTACCTTTAGCTGGATGACAGATATGGTAGATGAGATTTTCATTATGCAGAACGAAGACACGGGAGAGCTGGAATATATCAGCAGCAATGCGGGACGGATTATGGGGTATTCCCCGGAGGAAATCCGTCAGCAGCAGGGGCTGATTGAAGGGTGGCTTCTGGAGAACCAGGTGGATGTTGAGGAGATGAAGCAGAGCCAGGATTACCAGTTCCAGCGGAAGATTACCAATCCCCACACCGGGGAGCAGAGAGAGTTCGGCATCCATATTTATGTCAGAACCGGAGAAGCGGGTAATTACAGAATTGTGGTAATTACCGATAAAACGCGGGAAATCCATCAGCGGGAAATGCTGGAAACATCCCTTCTGCAGGTGAAAAATGCAAGTAAGGCCAAGAGCAGGTTTTTGTCCAACATGAGCCATGATATGCGGACGCCCATGAATGCCATTGTGGGAATGACCACCATTGCCAGAATGAATCTGGATAATCCGGAGCGGTTAAAGGACTGCATACATAAGATTGAACTGTCCGCCATGCACTTAAAGAGCCTGATTAATGATGTGCTGGATATGTCTAAAATTGAAAGCGGCCGGGTAATACTGAATGAAGAAGCATTTAATCTGAAAACGCTGCTTCAGGAAGCAGGCGCAGTCATGCAGGTGCAGGCTGCGGCCAAAAAGCAGGAGATGACGCTGGATATTGCGTCCATTACCCATGAAATGGTGGTTTCCGACAGCCTGCGGATTCAGCAGATACTGACCAATGTGCTGGGCAATGCCATCAAATTTACACCGGAGGGCGGCCAGATTGGCCTGTGCGTGGAGGAAACGGAGAACCGGAGAGGAGATCGGCGTTTTTATGAATTCTACTGTATGGACAACGGAATCGGAATGACCAGAGAAACGCAGGAAAAAATATTTGTGCCCTTTGAGCGGGGAGAAACAGATCAGACGGGAGGAATTGAAGGTACCGGTCTTGGAATGGCCATCACGAAAAATATCGTGAATATGATGGGCGGAACCATAGAGATTATCAGTTTTCCGGGAGAAGGAAGTACCTTTATCATACGTCTTCCCCTTCAGAATGAAATCATAGAAGAACTGGAAGCCGCGGAAATTTCAGGGGAAGATTCCGGGAAACCCGTACAGTTTCAAAAAGGAAAAGTCCGGATTCTTCTGGTAGAGGATAACGAACTGAATATGGAGATTGCACAGGAACTGCTGGGAATCACCGAAGCGGAGCTGGAGATTGCCTGGAACGGCAAAGAAGGAATTGAAAAGTTTGCGGAAAATCCGGAAAATTACTTTGATATCATTCTGAGTGACGTACAGATGCCGGAAATGAACGGCCATGAGATGACCAGGGCCATCCGGCAGATGAACCGGGGAGACGCCAGAACCATTCCCGTTGTGGCCATGACAGCAAATGCATTTTCCAGCGATGTGCTGAAGGCCAGACAGGCAGGCATGAACGACCATATTGCAAAGCCCATTGATTTAAAAGATATTTACCGGATTCTCAGAAAATGGATACCTGATGAAAAGCAGATACAGGAGCCCGGCGACGGAAAATAG
- a CDS encoding enoyl-CoA hydratase-related protein has product MNNLKLDVADQIAVLTISRPGALNALNSETLDELNVALSEIEARDDVKVVILTGGPDKKDNPYKSFVAGADIAEMVNFSAAEARAFGMRAAEPFFKLMNMRQVTIAAVNGFALGGGCEIAMACDIRIAAENATFAQPETGLGIIPGFGGTQRLARLVGMGRAKELIFTCDNIDAAEAYRIGLVNKVVAKEELMDTAKKMASKIISKGSYAVSIAKAAINNGYDMDIKNAVEMEANLFGITCSTHDKTEGMTAFLERRAADLTDF; this is encoded by the coding sequence ATGAACAATTTAAAATTGGACGTAGCGGATCAGATTGCAGTTTTAACCATCAGCAGACCTGGAGCATTAAATGCTCTGAACAGCGAAACACTGGACGAACTGAATGTTGCTCTGAGCGAAATCGAAGCAAGAGATGACGTTAAGGTTGTAATCCTGACCGGCGGCCCGGACAAAAAGGACAATCCTTACAAATCTTTCGTAGCAGGGGCTGACATTGCGGAAATGGTAAACTTCTCTGCTGCTGAAGCACGTGCGTTCGGTATGAGAGCTGCTGAGCCTTTCTTCAAACTGATGAACATGCGTCAGGTTACCATCGCTGCTGTAAACGGATTTGCTCTGGGCGGCGGATGTGAAATCGCAATGGCATGTGATATTCGTATCGCTGCTGAAAACGCTACTTTCGCTCAGCCGGAAACCGGTCTTGGCATTATCCCCGGATTCGGCGGAACCCAGAGACTTGCACGTCTGGTTGGCATGGGCCGCGCAAAAGAGCTTATCTTCACCTGCGATAACATTGACGCTGCAGAAGCATACAGAATCGGCCTTGTAAATAAGGTTGTTGCAAAAGAGGAATTAATGGATACCGCTAAGAAGATGGCTTCTAAGATTATTTCCAAGGGAAGCTACGCTGTTTCCATCGCAAAAGCTGCAATCAACAACGGATATGATATGGATATTAAGAATGCGGTTGAAATGGAAGCAAACCTGTTCGGTATCACCTGCTCTACCCATGACAAGACAGAAGGCATGACTGCTTTCCTTGAGAGAAGAGCTGCAGATCTGACAGATTTCTAA
- a CDS encoding hemolysin family protein encodes MDSGDVIQLIIIIILLMLSAFFSSAETALTTSNKIRLRSMAEEGNKRAKKVLEITDDSGKMLSAILIGNNIVNLSSASLATTLATKIFGSAGAGIATGILTVLVLIFGEISPKTFATIHADKISLAYAGTISGLMKLLTPVIFVINKLALGFLILLRVDASGAQNTMTEDELRTIVDVSHEEGVIETEEREMINNVFDFRDAQAKEVMVPRIDMTFADINSTYQELLDIFREDKFTRLPVFEDSTDNVVGIINMKDLLLYEDKEHFSIRNIMRKPYYTYEHKNTAELLLEMRKSSINIAIVLDEYGATAGLITLEDLLEEIVGEIRDEYDMDEEDPVQKISELEYMIQGSLNLNDLHDILNLDLVSDDYDSVGGYVIGLLDHLPTPGESITTPEGLFFRVEDMDKNRISKIFVRLPDPSEEE; translated from the coding sequence TTGGACTCAGGTGACGTCATACAATTAATTATCATTATTATCTTATTAATGTTATCTGCATTTTTTTCTTCTGCAGAAACAGCTCTGACCACTTCTAATAAAATCCGTCTCAGAAGCATGGCGGAAGAAGGCAACAAACGGGCGAAAAAGGTGCTGGAGATTACCGATGATTCCGGCAAAATGCTCAGCGCCATACTAATTGGAAACAACATTGTAAATCTGTCCTCCGCTTCTCTGGCCACCACCCTGGCCACAAAGATTTTCGGCAGTGCGGGCGCAGGAATTGCAACGGGTATTCTGACGGTACTGGTACTGATTTTCGGTGAAATTTCACCCAAGACCTTTGCCACCATTCATGCGGATAAAATTTCCCTGGCCTATGCAGGCACAATCAGCGGACTTATGAAACTGCTCACTCCTGTGATTTTTGTAATTAATAAACTGGCTCTTGGATTTTTAATCCTGCTGCGTGTGGACGCCTCAGGGGCTCAGAATACCATGACAGAAGACGAACTGCGCACCATTGTGGATGTAAGCCATGAAGAAGGAGTCATTGAAACAGAAGAACGGGAAATGATTAACAATGTATTTGATTTCAGAGACGCCCAGGCAAAAGAGGTTATGGTGCCCCGGATTGATATGACATTTGCCGATATCAACAGCACATATCAGGAACTGCTGGACATTTTCCGCGAAGATAAATTTACCCGTCTCCCTGTATTCGAAGACTCCACAGACAATGTGGTGGGTATTATCAATATGAAAGATTTGCTTCTCTATGAAGATAAGGAGCATTTTTCCATCCGCAATATTATGCGGAAGCCTTATTACACGTACGAGCACAAAAACACTGCGGAACTTCTGCTGGAAATGCGTAAATCCTCCATTAACATTGCCATTGTTCTGGATGAATACGGGGCAACTGCAGGATTAATCACACTGGAAGATCTACTGGAAGAAATTGTGGGAGAAATCCGGGATGAGTACGATATGGATGAAGAAGACCCGGTACAGAAAATCAGCGAACTGGAATATATGATACAGGGTTCCCTGAATCTCAATGATCTGCATGATATACTGAATCTCGATTTAGTCTCCGACGATTATGACTCGGTAGGCGGTTACGTCATTGGCCTGCTGGACCATCTGCCCACGCCGGGCGAATCCATTACCACACCGGAAGGTTTGTTTTTCCGGGTGGAAGATATGGATAAGAACCGGATTAGCAAAATTTTCGTACGGCTTCCGGATCCTTCCGAAGAAGAATAA
- a CDS encoding AraC family transcriptional regulator: MNILEYENTQETKSHGHDNFPFNIYLCSIPLDFSAVPLHWHNDMEIIYIKKGQGQVTLDLFPVPVKEGDIVVVLPGQLHAIEQREDFSMEYENIIFRLDMLMASQGDACTEKFFQPLVQGQLLFPNYFPPDSSLYPALARCLNTMDEICKTFSQGYQLAIKGQLFSLFYTLFSSSSSPPPRRKHKSLDRLKDILKYVETGYSEKISIEDAAGICGFSQSHFMKFFKSSMGISFTDYLNDYRLTMAARLLISSSDSVASIAAETGFENLSYFNRVFKRKYGCTPTGYRAG; this comes from the coding sequence ATGAATATTCTGGAGTATGAAAACACACAGGAAACAAAATCTCACGGACATGATAATTTTCCTTTTAATATTTATCTGTGCAGCATTCCGCTGGATTTTTCCGCGGTGCCTCTCCACTGGCACAACGACATGGAAATTATCTATATTAAGAAGGGGCAGGGACAGGTCACTCTGGATTTGTTTCCGGTTCCGGTGAAGGAGGGGGATATTGTGGTGGTTCTGCCGGGGCAGCTTCATGCCATCGAACAGCGGGAGGATTTTTCCATGGAGTACGAAAATATCATTTTCAGGCTGGATATGCTGATGGCCTCCCAGGGCGACGCATGTACGGAAAAATTTTTCCAGCCTCTGGTGCAGGGGCAGCTTTTATTTCCAAATTATTTTCCCCCGGATTCCAGCCTGTATCCTGCCCTGGCCCGGTGTCTGAATACCATGGATGAAATCTGTAAGACTTTCAGCCAGGGATATCAGCTTGCCATCAAGGGACAGTTGTTTTCTCTCTTTTATACCCTGTTTTCTTCCTCGTCTTCTCCCCCTCCCCGCAGGAAGCACAAGTCGCTGGACCGTCTGAAGGATATCCTGAAGTACGTGGAAACCGGCTACAGTGAGAAGATTTCCATTGAGGACGCCGCCGGTATCTGCGGGTTCAGCCAGTCCCATTTTATGAAATTTTTCAAATCCAGCATGGGTATTTCTTTCACCGATTACCTGAATGATTACAGGCTGACCATGGCGGCCAGACTGCTGATTTCTTCCTCGGACTCCGTTGCCAGTATCGCCGCTGAGACAGGATTTGAGAATCTTTCTTATTTCAATCGGGTGTTTAAGCGAAAATACGGATGTACCCCTACCGGTTACCGGGCAGGCTGA
- a CDS encoding glycogen/starch/alpha-glucan phosphorylase yields the protein MSVNVRELLEQKCCNNIAACTNEQLYYGLLGIVKDMAKEKESQEGKKKIYYISAEFLIGKLLSNNLINLGIYDEVAEMLAQYGKDINLIEQVEPEPSLGNGGLGRLAACFLDSMATLGMNGDGIGLNYHFGLFLQTFENRLQKENKNPWMEAESWLTRTDVTYPVQFGGFTVQSRMYDLDVTGFENRTNKLHLFDIETVDESLVGDGISFNKGDIMKNLTLFLYPDDSDDAGRLLRVYQQYFMVSNAARLILSECEAKGCKLYDLPDYAAIQINDTHPSMVIPELIRLLMERGIRMNDAIDIVSKTCAYTNHTILAEALEKWPMDYLNRAVPQLMPIIRELDTIVKNKFDDKSVAIIDEGNLVHMANMDIHYGFSVNGVAYLHTEILKKNELNNFYKLYPEKFNNKTNGITFRRWLMHCNKGLSRYLDEVIGTGWHKDADELEKLLTYRNDEKVLNKLLEIKHENKKNLVAYLKEKQGVELDENSIFDIQIKRLHEYKRQQMNALHVIHKYLEIKKGKKPATPITVIFGAKAAPAYIIAKDIIHLILCLQELVNNDPEVSPYLKVVMVENYNVTNAEKLIPACDISEQISLASKEASGTGNMKFMLNGAVTLGTMDGANVEIADLVGKDNIYIFGESSDTVIEHYEKGDYVSRKFYEENEDIKEAVDFIVGEEMMKVGHREHLERLYNELLNKDWFMTLLDYKDYAAKKEEIYKDYENRTAWAGKMLVNTAKAGFFSSDRTIAEYDKDIWKLK from the coding sequence ATGAGTGTAAATGTAAGAGAATTACTGGAACAGAAATGCTGCAACAATATTGCAGCCTGCACCAATGAGCAGCTTTATTACGGACTTTTGGGTATCGTAAAGGATATGGCAAAAGAAAAAGAAAGTCAGGAAGGAAAGAAGAAAATCTACTATATTTCCGCAGAGTTTCTGATTGGCAAACTGTTGTCCAACAATCTGATTAACCTGGGGATTTATGATGAAGTGGCAGAAATGCTGGCACAGTACGGTAAGGACATCAACCTGATTGAGCAGGTGGAGCCGGAACCTTCTCTGGGAAACGGGGGACTGGGACGTCTGGCAGCCTGTTTCCTGGATTCCATGGCAACCCTGGGAATGAACGGAGACGGAATCGGACTGAATTACCATTTCGGACTGTTTTTACAGACCTTTGAGAACCGTCTGCAGAAAGAAAATAAAAATCCATGGATGGAAGCAGAAAGCTGGCTTACCAGAACCGATGTGACATATCCTGTTCAGTTCGGCGGATTTACGGTACAGTCCAGAATGTATGATTTGGACGTAACCGGATTTGAAAACAGAACCAACAAGCTGCACCTGTTTGATATTGAGACCGTAGACGAAAGCCTGGTAGGCGACGGAATCAGCTTCAACAAAGGGGATATCATGAAGAACCTGACGCTGTTCTTATATCCGGATGATTCTGACGATGCGGGAAGACTTCTGCGTGTATATCAGCAGTATTTCATGGTAAGCAATGCCGCACGCCTGATTCTTTCCGAGTGCGAGGCAAAGGGCTGCAAGCTCTATGATTTACCGGATTATGCGGCAATCCAGATAAATGATACCCATCCAAGTATGGTAATTCCGGAGTTAATCCGTCTGCTGATGGAGAGGGGAATCCGCATGAACGACGCCATTGATATTGTGTCAAAAACATGCGCATATACCAACCACACCATACTGGCAGAGGCGCTGGAAAAATGGCCCATGGACTACCTGAACCGGGCAGTACCCCAGTTAATGCCCATTATCCGTGAGCTGGATACCATTGTAAAAAATAAATTTGACGACAAATCCGTGGCCATTATTGACGAGGGAAACCTGGTACATATGGCAAATATGGACATTCACTATGGTTTCAGCGTAAACGGAGTGGCATACCTCCACACGGAGATTCTGAAGAAAAACGAACTGAATAATTTCTATAAACTGTATCCGGAGAAATTCAACAATAAGACCAACGGAATCACCTTCCGCCGCTGGCTGATGCACTGCAACAAGGGCTTAAGCCGCTATCTGGATGAAGTGATCGGAACAGGCTGGCACAAAGATGCAGATGAACTGGAGAAGCTGCTGACGTACAGGAACGATGAAAAAGTGCTGAATAAACTGCTGGAAATCAAACACGAAAATAAGAAGAATCTGGTAGCTTATCTGAAAGAAAAACAGGGTGTGGAACTGGATGAAAACTCCATTTTCGATATTCAGATTAAACGTCTTCATGAATACAAACGCCAGCAGATGAACGCGCTTCATGTGATTCACAAATATCTGGAAATTAAAAAAGGAAAGAAACCGGCTACGCCAATCACGGTTATTTTCGGTGCAAAAGCAGCCCCGGCCTATATCATTGCAAAAGACATCATCCATCTGATTCTGTGTCTGCAGGAGCTGGTGAACAATGACCCGGAAGTAAGTCCTTACCTGAAAGTGGTTATGGTGGAGAACTACAATGTAACCAATGCGGAAAAATTAATCCCGGCCTGCGATATTTCCGAGCAGATTTCCCTGGCTTCCAAGGAAGCGTCCGGAACCGGTAACATGAAGTTCATGCTGAACGGCGCCGTAACCCTGGGAACCATGGACGGGGCCAATGTGGAAATTGCCGATTTGGTGGGAAAAGATAATATCTATATTTTCGGTGAAAGCTCCGATACGGTTATCGAGCACTATGAGAAAGGCGATTACGTTTCCCGGAAGTTCTACGAAGAAAATGAGGATATCAAAGAGGCAGTGGACTTTATTGTAGGCGAGGAAATGATGAAGGTGGGACACAGAGAACATCTGGAGCGCCTTTACAATGAGCTGCTGAACAAAGACTGGTTTATGACCCTTCTGGATTATAAAGATTATGCAGCTAAAAAAGAGGAAATTTACAAAGATTATGAGAACAGAACTGCATGGGCCGGAAAAATGCTGGTGAATACGGCAAAGGCAGGATTCTTCTCCTCCGACAGAACCATTGCAGAGTATGACAAAGATATCTGGAAATTAAAATAA
- the sfsA gene encoding DNA/RNA nuclease SfsA, which yields MKYTQIVPGRFEKRLNRFAALVELDGRMENCHVKNTGRCQELLIPGAEVWLEKSNNPNRKTAWDLITVRKGETLINMDSQAPNRAVGEWLEQGQNMRQKRENIPFSDITYIKPECRYGSSRIDFYLEAGQDEKRKIFIEVKGVTLEEEGIARFPDAPTERGIKHMLELERAVREGYESYILFVIQMKGIRYFEPNDRTHPAFGETLRQVRKSGVGILAWDCQVTEDEIRLDEPVEIRL from the coding sequence ATGAAGTATACACAGATTGTTCCAGGGCGTTTTGAAAAGCGCCTCAACCGCTTTGCGGCACTGGTGGAGCTGGATGGCCGAATGGAAAACTGCCATGTGAAAAATACCGGAAGATGTCAGGAACTTCTGATTCCGGGCGCAGAAGTATGGCTGGAGAAAAGCAATAATCCCAACCGCAAAACAGCCTGGGATCTGATTACTGTCAGGAAAGGGGAAACCCTGATTAACATGGATTCTCAGGCCCCTAACAGGGCGGTGGGGGAATGGCTGGAGCAGGGACAAAATATGCGGCAGAAAAGAGAAAACATCCCTTTTTCGGACATTACCTATATAAAGCCGGAGTGCAGATACGGCAGTTCCAGAATAGATTTTTATCTGGAAGCAGGACAGGATGAAAAAAGAAAAATTTTTATTGAAGTAAAAGGCGTTACCCTGGAAGAAGAAGGAATTGCAAGGTTTCCTGATGCTCCCACAGAGCGGGGCATTAAACATATGCTGGAGCTGGAACGGGCGGTCAGAGAAGGGTATGAGAGTTATATTCTGTTTGTAATTCAGATGAAGGGAATCCGATATTTTGAGCCCAATGACAGAACCCATCCTGCATTCGGCGAGACGTTGCGGCAGGTACGGAAATCAGGGGTCGGGATTCTGGCCTGGGACTGCCAGGTTACGGAAGATGAAATCCGGCTGGATGAACCTGTGGAAATCAGGTTATGA
- a CDS encoding response regulator transcription factor, translating into MEQQTILVVDDNKEIVFSLGKLLEYEGYRILKAYDGLEALELLKEHTVDLILLDVMMPRLNGLSALMKIRENNKIPVIILSAKTEESDKVSGLVMGADDYIAKPYNPAELTARVAAQLRRYHTWGGSTPKPQEDQIVNDSLVLDRKSKKAVVDGAEVKLTATEYKILELLMEHPGQVFSAEKIYEKVWKEVASYTVENTVMVHIRHIREKLEIDPKNPKYVKVVWGIGYKMEKY; encoded by the coding sequence ATGGAACAACAGACCATTCTGGTGGTAGATGACAACAAAGAGATTGTGTTTTCTCTGGGAAAGCTCCTGGAATACGAGGGCTACCGAATCCTGAAAGCCTACGACGGGCTGGAGGCTCTGGAACTGTTAAAGGAACATACGGTGGATCTGATTCTGCTGGATGTGATGATGCCCCGGTTAAACGGGCTGTCAGCCCTGATGAAAATCAGAGAAAACAACAAGATTCCCGTAATTATCCTGTCGGCGAAAACCGAGGAGAGCGACAAGGTTTCCGGTCTTGTGATGGGAGCAGACGATTATATAGCCAAGCCTTACAATCCGGCGGAACTGACAGCCAGAGTGGCGGCCCAGCTCCGGCGTTACCATACCTGGGGCGGCAGCACGCCGAAACCCCAGGAAGATCAGATTGTAAACGACAGTCTGGTGCTGGATCGGAAAAGTAAAAAAGCGGTTGTGGATGGAGCAGAGGTAAAGCTGACAGCCACAGAATATAAAATTCTGGAGCTTTTGATGGAACATCCGGGGCAGGTATTTTCTGCAGAAAAGATTTATGAGAAGGTCTGGAAAGAAGTGGCCAGCTATACCGTGGAAAATACGGTGATGGTGCATATCCGCCATATCCGGGAGAAACTGGAAATTGATCCGAAAAATCCAAAATATGTAAAGGTGGTGTGGGGCATTGGGTACAAAATGGAAAAATACTGA
- a CDS encoding TIGR04086 family membrane protein, with protein MEKKLWKTPARGKGENKPNVSVLSILKILLVMYMVTGIMLLILSAMLYKMQLSESVVSIGIVLIYVLSGFTGGFLSGKVMKRKRFLWGMAMGAGYFLILVLGSVVFQKGINMDVSRFATTLVLCTASGMAGGMAS; from the coding sequence ATGGAAAAGAAATTATGGAAAACTCCGGCCAGGGGGAAAGGAGAAAATAAACCGAATGTTTCCGTATTATCCATATTGAAAATTCTGCTGGTTATGTATATGGTGACGGGAATTATGCTGCTGATTCTCTCGGCCATGCTCTATAAAATGCAGCTCAGTGAAAGCGTTGTATCCATTGGAATTGTGCTGATTTATGTACTGTCAGGATTTACGGGCGGATTTCTGAGCGGAAAGGTCATGAAGCGAAAGCGCTTTCTGTGGGGCATGGCAATGGGAGCCGGCTATTTTCTGATTCTGGTGCTGGGCTCTGTGGTCTTTCAGAAAGGAATCAATATGGATGTATCCCGGTTTGCCACAACCCTGGTGCTGTGTACCGCTTCGGGAATGGCTGGCGGGATGGCAAGCTGA